The following proteins are co-located in the Clostridiales bacterium genome:
- the lepA gene encoding elongation factor 4: protein MNSYQQLIRNFCIIAHIDHGKSTLADRIIENTGLVSHREMKEQFLDNMDLERERGITIKLQTTRLAYRAKNGNEYIFNLIDTPGHVDFTYEVSRSLAACEGAVLIVDATQGVEAQTLANVYLALDEELEILPVINKIDLASARPDEAKLEIEDIIGIDAHDAPLISAKEGIGIEDVLEAVVEKVPAPTGDAGGKLKALIFDSYYDNYRGVVIYTRVFDGKIKKGDLIRLMNTKKKYEVTEVGVYSPGPVPVSELSAGEVGYICASIKQVADARVGDTITLDHDPTEEPLPGYKKVQPMVYCGIYPAEGEKYENVKDALEKLQVNDAAFHFEPETSTALGFGFRCGFLGLLHMEIIVERLEREFDLGIITTSPSVIYKVVMNDGTEEMIQNPSNLPSPLLINHIQEPIVKADIMIPKEYVGSIMEICQERRGKMLHMEYITESRVALHYEMPLNEVIYDFFDALKSKTRGYGSLDYEFIRYEKSNVVKMDILLNKDLVDAFSMIVHESKAYSRGRFVCEKLKEIIPPHQFEVPIQASIGQKVIARETVKAYRKDVLAKCYGGDISRKRKLLEKQKEGKKRMRQFGSVEVPQEAFTAVLKYDDNK from the coding sequence ATGAATTCGTACCAGCAATTGATAAGAAATTTCTGCATTATAGCGCATATAGATCACGGAAAATCCACCCTGGCAGACCGTATCATTGAAAATACAGGCCTCGTTTCCCACCGGGAGATGAAGGAGCAATTTTTGGACAACATGGATCTGGAACGGGAACGAGGAATAACCATCAAGCTTCAGACCACAAGGCTTGCTTATCGTGCAAAAAACGGAAACGAATATATCTTTAATCTCATTGATACACCTGGACATGTGGACTTTACGTATGAAGTTTCCAGAAGTCTTGCAGCTTGTGAAGGCGCGGTGCTCATTGTGGACGCAACTCAAGGCGTAGAAGCCCAAACTCTTGCCAACGTTTATCTTGCTTTGGATGAGGAACTTGAGATTCTTCCGGTAATTAACAAAATCGATCTGGCAAGCGCTAGGCCTGATGAAGCGAAGCTGGAGATTGAAGATATCATTGGAATTGATGCCCATGATGCACCTTTAATTTCGGCGAAGGAAGGGATCGGAATTGAGGATGTTCTTGAAGCCGTCGTTGAAAAGGTTCCGGCACCAACTGGTGATGCAGGCGGTAAACTAAAGGCATTGATCTTCGACTCCTATTATGATAATTATCGAGGCGTGGTCATTTACACCCGTGTATTTGACGGCAAGATTAAAAAGGGTGATTTGATCCGCCTTATGAATACGAAAAAGAAGTATGAGGTCACAGAGGTAGGCGTTTATTCTCCGGGCCCCGTGCCGGTCAGCGAACTTTCTGCCGGCGAGGTAGGCTATATCTGTGCCAGCATTAAGCAGGTTGCCGATGCCAGAGTAGGAGATACCATTACATTGGACCATGATCCCACAGAAGAACCTCTGCCCGGCTATAAAAAAGTTCAGCCTATGGTTTACTGCGGTATCTATCCTGCAGAAGGGGAAAAATACGAAAACGTCAAAGATGCGCTGGAAAAGCTGCAGGTAAATGATGCGGCCTTCCATTTTGAACCGGAAACCTCCACAGCGCTTGGTTTCGGATTCCGATGCGGATTTTTGGGACTTCTTCATATGGAAATCATCGTGGAGAGACTGGAGAGAGAATTCGACCTCGGCATTATTACAACCTCGCCAAGCGTAATCTACAAGGTTGTGATGAATGACGGAACAGAAGAAATGATTCAGAATCCTTCTAATCTACCGTCACCGCTATTGATCAACCACATTCAGGAACCAATCGTAAAAGCAGACATAATGATTCCGAAAGAATATGTCGGCAGCATTATGGAAATCTGCCAGGAGCGTCGGGGAAAAATGCTTCACATGGAGTATATTACCGAAAGCCGCGTAGCGCTTCATTATGAAATGCCGCTGAATGAAGTAATCTATGACTTCTTTGATGCTTTGAAATCAAAGACCAGAGGCTACGGTTCCTTGGATTATGAGTTTATCCGATATGAAAAGTCAAATGTTGTGAAGATGGATATTCTGCTGAATAAGGATCTGGTGGATGCCTTCTCCATGATCGTGCATGAGTCAAAGGCCTACAGCAGGGGACGCTTTGTCTGCGAGAAGCTGAAGGAAATCATTCCACCCCATCAGTTTGAAGTTCCTATTCAGGCTTCCATCGGTCAGAAGGTTATTGCCAGAGAAACCGTTAAAGCATATCGTAAGGACGTACTTGCAAAATGCTACGGCGGTGATATCTCAAGAAAGAGAAAACTTCTGGAGAAACAGAAGGAAGGAAAGAAGCGAATGAGACAGTTTGGCAGCGTGGAGGTTCCTCAGGAGGCATTTACAGCGGTGCTGAAATATGATGACAATAAATAA